agaaaaaaaatccttcCCTCGCTTTTGCAGTTCTATATTTAAAGTGACAGGTCACCTTAAGACCAACATGAatattctgacatcatttactcacactgatgttttatttgatttgtaaaACTGAAACGATGTTGAGCAGAGCGACCTgaagtgttttttctttacacTGGGAGTGAAGACTGGGACGCTCAAAGTCAAAAAATAGCAAATAGCATCCTAAAAGACGTCCACTTGACTTCTGCACTGTATTACAAGTCTTAAAATTTTATATAGAATTGTTTTGTCAAGAAAAGATTGACtgatgaagatatttagagaaatgacTCATTTTTTTagggaactgtccctttatagtggtagtttacccaaaaattaaaattctgtcatcatttactcactctcttgtcatttcgaacctgtatgactttctttcttccgcagaacacaaaagaagatattttgaagaaagttggtatcCGAACAGCACCGGAcgccattcacttctattatatggacacaaaaccaatgcaagtgaatggagtCCCAttgacaacattcttcaaaatatcttctttcctgttttgcagaagaaagaaagtcctacaggtttgaaatgacaaatgataccagaatatttattttagggtgaaccgTCACTTTAAACTTGGTTTGTATGAAACAAAGCAAATGCACAAATTGAAAAATAAGTTTCTGAGTGACATGATGTTgagtaaattatataaaattatgttttgcaTAAGTGATATTTTAATATCAAATGAAAGGAGCAGGTTATGTATTCTTAGCAGTGTGCATACTTTGCCGTGGGTTAGAGTTAGTCTATAGTATACTAATTGTAATGTGCTCTTTATAAAAGCACCAGTGTGTCCTCATAAAATAACCTGGGTGTGGTTTGTGTGGTTAAACCTACACTgacctctcacacacacacacacacatgtaattcCTGAAGTTGTGTTGACTTTACTGAGATACGGTGTGTGTGTCGAGTTGTTTTAtggctggtgtgtgtgtgtaatggtgGTCTGGTTATTTTGGAGGACATTTCCTCGTGCTGGTTTCCAGAGGGCCAAAATCAGCTCTCCTTGAGGTTAACAGGAACGTCAGGAATTCTCTTCTCCTCCAACACCGGAGCATTGGAAAGCTACCGTTTGACTCCAAGTTTAGCAGAACGTTTTCCATGTGAAGTGACAAACTCAACGCTTGACCTGATGAAAATGACTTCATGTTATTTCAGCTGGGCACGTAATGATATCTGTCAGTAAGCTTTGTTTGTTATTCGAAACATTTGTCTGCCTTGAGTTGATGCACAAATGTGATTTTAGTTCAtatttttagtcatttaaaaattaaatgttacTTAACTGTAGCGAGTAGTGATTGAAAAGTGTTGATTTTTAGAGTGAATGTAGATTTATCGCCCCTTTGCATGTTTCACCATATTCATACATTAAATCACAGacaaacagaagcacatggTTTGGTGATGATGTCATGAAAATCTGCTCTGGTcctcacaggtgtgtgtgtgtgtgtgtgtgtgtgtgtgtgtgtgtgggtgtgtgtgtgtgtgtgtgtgtgtgtgtgtgtgttgcaggaTGATGTCATGAGACCTCAGAGGGTGAGACTACAACATGAAGCTGCTGTGTTAAACCCAACAGCtgtgagtacacacacacacacacacacacacacacacagatgatggATGAAGATGTCTGCTGATGTTTGTGCGGTGGTTGAAGCTCACATTCAGCTTACGGTTCTGATCTATCAGATTGTCTGTGGGGACTTTAAAGTGACACTTCACCccaatatgaaaattctgtcatcatttactcaccttcgagttgttccaaatctgaataaatttctttgttctgatgaacacagagaaagatatttggaagaatgcttgtaaccagacagatcttgccccccattgactcccatagtaggaaaaaagactttatcattctttttattctgttgaacacaaaagaagacgttTTGATCAGACACATTTTGATTAGACACTCTCTTATCAAAGTGGTTTGTTgcattgacctttgacctcggGCTGAAGTCCAAACACAACAGCGGCTGATCAGGGAGAAAACACACAGCtgagatcacacacacacacacagagagagagagagagagagaggaaatgaAAGGCATGGGTTAAAGTGTGTGTTGTGACGGAGTGTGTGTAGAGTTTAGCGCTGTTTTTGTTGTGTGATTGTCTTCAGTAAAATTGTTTTTCTCTGTAATTCAACATTTAACACACAATCTCACTTTATATGCATGGATGTTTATGTGTGTACAGACTTATGACACTCATATTAACCTTTAATGTGATgattatgatgtgtgtgtgtgtcagattgTTGGTTGTAAAGTTTGTCGAGTTCCTGAAGGCTCCACAGAACGATACACCAGGTGGATCAACAGTCTGACACCAGATCAGATCATCACACAGGTAACACACATGTTGTGCGTCTATAAATACTGCACAATTACACTAGCGACaaataatttacagtaaatcGTGTAAACTGTGATTTCACTTAGACatgtgtgatgtgatgtgatgtgatgtgatgtgatgtgatgtgtgtacaTAAGTGAATACACAGCGTCTGTGATCTTTTTCCTCACGATGCTTcagcgcgtgtgtgcgtgtcgacaggatgtgtgtgtgtgtcaggaaaGGCGAGTCGTGTTGTGTTTCGAGGGGTCGCGTGCCACGCGGTCAGTAGGTCGCCGTAGAAACAGGATGCGTACCTGGAGACAGATATTTCCACGGAAACGGCGAGTGGGCGTGAGCGCAGAGCATCCACACGTGCGGACGGGAAACGGATCCCAAGGGTCATGAGATCAGAGAGAACCTTCTAAAGACCATATATAACTGTAAtacatgaaagagagagagaggagaattAGACTTAGTGGTTTGAATCAACTTTACAGCGTAAATATGACATTTCTCCATAGAATTTAATCTCATCCACGATGAAAATTCATCCTCACGATATTTGTAATGTGTGaaatttatttgttagtttttttGAGGCATGGATTCTTTTGACATTGACCCGTTAGCAACTACTGTACCCAGAACACTATGCATTGTCACAGCAACCATACATCAACGTTCTGGCAACCTTCACGAGTACCCACGCAATGTCATtgcaatatgaaaaaaaaactactgtGATGCTAAAGTTTCTCACACATTTCTTCAGAAATGTCCAAATGTAGTTTTTCTCTCTGTAATGACGAGATTCATGCTTGTCCCGGGTGCATTCACACAGCCAACGTTTTCCAGTTCGGGGTCCAGAGGGAATACCAGGGGGCGACATCTTTTATCCATTACGACACGCTCCGGGCAGCTCAGGGTAACGCCGTAAACATTGAGAAACTTGCATGATTCAAACCCTGCGATGTGGACGCATACACACACTGAGACCTTGAAGgatatatttgtaaataatttgcatCTTTTGTCCCTGAACATCATAGTTATTGACTAGTGACATTTTGGACCTTGTGACTATGACAACTGCGCCAGTAAAATACCATGTTTGATAGTTTTGCATCTGGAATGTGTCATTAAAATATTCCCGAACGAGCAGttcgtgtatgtgtgttaaagCTCATTGGGATCTTTACTGTCAGTAAGAGCTGTCAGAATATTGAGAACATGTGAATGTTTTCATCTAGATCGGACCGTTTTCCTCATCAGACTTCCAGCATCTAGAATCTTTCGCTTAGCGATCAAGTTTATGTTCGTTCCGACCGTTGAACAATGGGTTTTTGCTCTTGTCAGGTCTACACCTCTCACGGGCCGACGGTCGTCATGCCAACCTGGTTCTGCTCAAGCGATTGGTTCCAGAAAGTTGGTCCGTTTAATGAAGGAGGAAAGGTGACAAACATCTGCTGGGATTCACTTGAACTCCTTcaatattcattcatttactctctctctctctctctctctctctctctctctctctctctctctctctctcNNNNNNNNNNNNNNNNNNNNNNNNNNNNNNNNNNNNNNNNNNNNNNNNNNNNNNNNNNNNNNNNNNNNNNNNNNNNNNNNNNNNNNNNNNNNNNNNNNNNNNNNNNNNNNNNNNNNNNNNNNNNNNNNNNNNNNNNNNNNNNNNNNNNNNNNNNNNNNNNNNNNNNNNNNNNNNNNNNNNNNNNNNNNNNNNNNNNNNNNNNNNNNNNNNNNNNNNNNNNNNNNNNNNNNNNNNNNNNNNNNNNNNNNNNNNNNNNNNNNNNNNNNNNNNNNNNNNNNNNNNNNNNNNNNNNNNNNNNNNNNNNNNNNNNNNNNNNNNNNNNNNNNNNNNNNNNNNNNNNNNNNNNNNNNNNNNNNNNNNNNNNNNNNNNNNNNNNNNNNNNNNNNNNNNNNNNNNNNNNNNNNNNNNNNNNNNNNNNNNNNNNNNNNNNNNNNNNNNNNNNNNNNNNNNNNNNNNNNNNNNNNNNNNNNNNNNNNNNNNNNNNNNNNNNNNNNNNNNNNNNNNNNNNNNNNNNNNNNNNNNNNNNNNNNNNNNNNNNNNNNNNNNNNNNNNNNNNNNNNNNNNNNNNNNNNNNNNNNNNNNNNNNNNNNNNNNNNNNNNNNNNNNNNNNNNNNNNNNNNNNNNNNNNNNNNNNNNNNNNNNNNNNNNNNNNNNNNNNNNNNNNNNNNNNNNNNNNNNNNNNNNNNNNNNNNNNNNNNNNNNNNNNNNNNNNNNNNNNNNNNNNNNNNNNNNNNNNNNNNNNNNNNNNNNNNNNNNNNNNNNNNNNNNNNNNNNNNNNNNNNNNNNNNNNNNNNNNNNNNNNNNNNNNNNNNNNNNNNNNNNNNNNNNNNNNNNNNNNNNNNNNNNNNNNNNNNNNNNNNNNNNNNNNNNNNNNNNNNNNNNNNNNNNNNNNNNNNNNNNNNNNNNNNNNNNNNNNNNNNNNNNNNNNNNNNNNNNNNNNNNNNNNNNNNNNNNNNNNNNNNNNNNNNNNNNNNNNNNNNNNNNNNNNNNNNNNNNNNNNNNNNNNNNNNNNNNNNNNNNNNNNNNNNNNNNNNNNNNNNNNNNNNNNNNNNNNNNNNNNNNNNNNNNNNNNNNNNNNNNNNNNNNNNNNNNNNNNctctctctctctctctctctctctctcgctctcgctctcactctctctctctcactctctctctctctctctctctctaaaaataattatagtaatacaataaaataaaataaagtgtttatgtatgtagtgcaacttaaagtggttaaatatataaaaacagaaatagagtatAGTTTAAACAAGCAGAATAAAGGGCTATAATAATGTTATGAAGATATATTGGAAGCATCAGGTCAGAGCAGATTGATCgttttctcttgtgttgtgaCAGGCAGCTAACACACAGCAGTCCTTGTGTTCTCCTAACACACACGCCACTTTCTCATCCTTTGACAGACTTTCAAACGTCTGGTGTACGGACTTGATTTTTCCATAAAACATTGTCCGTATGTCCGTGTATTTTGTGCATTCTGTTAGGAAGgaagccatgtttgtctgtgtctgcccgTCTCTATAGTGAGTTTGTGTCCACTGAGTCTGGATCTTGTCAACGTGGCTCTTAGTTTTTCATCTGTCACTGTGTACAGATAGTCTGCCAtactgttttctctctctctctctctctctctctctctctctctgtctctcagggCGTTCCGGAAGATCTGCTGTTCTTCTACGAGAGTCTGCGTCGTGGAGGGGGCGTGGTCAGAGTAGATGAGTGTTTATTGGTGTATCGATATCATGAACACGCGGCAACACATTCTGTTCTGGAGTAAGACTCAAATCacttaaatatgaataaacatcGATTCAATGAAATGTATGCAAAATTGTAAATATTCAGTGACGGTATTGAGGTTtagcacttgtgtgtgtgtgttcataaaCGATTAGCAGGGTTATTCCAGCATCCTGGTGTTCTCACGGGACACTTGATCTCGTGTGGAATGAGCAGAATGTttctgctctgtgtgtttaacGTTTCACACATTTTCGCTGTCTGTCCGATAGTCCACAGCTGGACTCAAACCCACaatgttgtgtgcgtgtgcgtctgtgtgttgtgtgtgcgatGACCTCATGGGTTCTGAAGTATGGTTTAATAGAAAAGAAATAAGAAGATTGGGTCAGCGAAATGATGTTTTGTGCTATTTAAAGAACATTAAATGCTCTCTTTGTACATTCCTCTGGCATCATAAAaccccaaaataaacacatcaacacaaacaaatccaCACTGAGTGAACAAACATCTCATTTGTTTTTCCATTACAGTTGTGCATTTGTCCTCGGGCTGCTGAATTGTTTACCCaaattattaacaaaattgAATTCATGAGGAAAAGACAATATGTAGACaacatatttatattgtattgtctgACAAATCTGCAGCCCAACCATCtaactcgcaaacaaatgactcttgTGAGTAATGAACCGCTCAAAAGTCACTTTCTGAATCCACTCGTTGGGTACTGACCCAACCTGAATCAATCGTTGTCATATTAAACAGATACAATTTCACAAAAGTTtcattgaaaataaaagcattttcatttgaaaacattaccaagttgttttattaatagtAACATAACGATAtggtgaaatagatttttgttaTTGGTGTTTGTTATTCAGGGAGACGATCTGGAGCCTCCGCGTGGACTTCCTGCAGGAGCGAGTGCTCAGCCAATGGGAATCGTTCACCATATGGAACGCTGGGAAACAGGGACGAAAGCTCTACCGCAGTTTGACACCGGCCAATCAGAAGAAGGTGATACACCGTCGCATGTTTCGACAGAATTATGCAAGATTGTCTCGGAGAAACTTGAGTGTTTTTGCGTTTCTGTGTGTAAACGCAGGTGAAGGCGTTGTGTGACGTCGACGAAAACAAAATCCAGAAGGGCTTTTACACGTATGAGGAGTCACAGGTAAGAGACAATGACGTACGATTTATAGATACAGTAAACGTGAAAATAACTTCAGTTACAATTCACGATACAGTTTTAACATCGACGGTGCTCAAAAGTGAACCTTTCAGGTCTTTTCTCCCACTTTTCATGGTGCACAACATCCCGTACATGCAAAATGTGCACAAGTAATGAATCAAATTTAATGTCTAGACAGAAACGAGCCCACAGCTGTTTATAAAACCATACAACATTACTCTCGGTCGTTCGTTTCCTCTCAAATCAACCTTTAGCCACATGAACCCAAAAGTTTGCCAGAAACCATCAGCACGGGCAGATTACTTGTGAATACGTCCTTCGCCTTCTGAGAAAAACGTTTCATAAAGATAAAGAGAAATAATCTTCTAAAGAACATGCACAGAACCGTAACTACTGATAAGTGATCGTAAAAGTGTCAAcgttatttacacacacacactaatgttatccaaacacactacacacacacactcactcatttattttctctttatctctcAGGAACGACCTAAACCCAAGATTCCCGTGCTTCACTTCACAACGGCATCTCCTCCGTTTATAGTGTGTGTGAAACTGGTGAGTTTATGCGTTTCAGCCCTCGGGTCTTCAGACGAGACCATAATTCAACGTCTGGAAATACACACAAAACTGTTTTACACACCCATACAACCGTCCAAATGTCTGTAAGGCTCATATTAATCACTGCCTTTTCTTCCTAATGAAACTCCAACGGGATGAGAttttatcacacacacacatttctacattttattttgaggtgaaatgtTGGTAAAGGGTTTCGTAAGAAggttctgtctctgtctctgtaggACATGACCGATGGAGTGATGGAGGAGAATCTGCGCTCGCTGCAGTTAACAGAGGGAAAACATTATTACCATTTCAACTGAATCTGAAACAcaagcgtgtgtgtgagagagagagagctgggaATGTGTTCATGCTTCACTTCTCAGAATACCAGCCTTGAGAAACCTCTCACATCACTATTAGCACCTAGTCTTcaacccacacacacagacgtttGTTTGCATTCCTGATGGCCCGCGTGTCGCCCTCTTTTCTGGGTGACCCGTCTCACAGAACCGTTTCCCGCGGGCGTGCTCGGCTTTGatcagaacaaacacacactgccCGATAGAGACTGAAACACGGGTTCGGTTTTAATGTGCGTTTAAATGAAAGGTTTACACGAAATtgaatatttgtgtcatttcaaacctgcatacacaaaagaagatattgtgaagaatggcaaaaccccattgacttccattgtatgtttctcaaaacatcttcttttgtgttccacagaagaagtacagtgatattttacttttttttttg
This sequence is a window from Triplophysa rosa linkage group LG4, Trosa_1v2, whole genome shotgun sequence. Protein-coding genes within it:
- the b3gntl1 gene encoding UDP-GlcNAc:betaGal beta-1,3-N-acetylglucosaminyltransferase-like protein 1 isoform X2; this encodes MSARDCSQPTEGSSAEVSVIMPVYNASDWLDECLQSILQQDFQGCMELSVYDDGSTDNSREMIESWRERLEERGVSMVMSGHNSTSPRGVGFAKNQAVCQSSGRFLCFQDADDVMRPQRVRLQHEAAVLNPTAIVGCKVCRVPEGSTERYTRWINSLTPDQIITQGVPEDLLFFYESLRRGGGVVRVDECLLVYRYHEHAATHSVLEETIWSLRVDFLQERVLSQWESFTIWNAGKQGRKLYRSLTPANQKKVKALCDVDENKIQKGFYTYEESQERPKPKIPVLHFTTASPPFIVCVKLDMTDGVMEENLRSLQLTEGKHYYHFN
- the b3gntl1 gene encoding UDP-GlcNAc:betaGal beta-1,3-N-acetylglucosaminyltransferase-like protein 1 isoform X1 — encoded protein: MSARDCSQPTEGSSAEVSVIMPVYNASDWLDECLQSILQQDFQGCMELSVYDDGSTDNSREMIESWRERLEERGVSMVMSGHNSTSPRGVGFAKNQAVCQSSGRFLCFQDADDVMRPQRVRLQHEAAVLNPTAIVGCKVCRVPEGSTERYTRWINSLTPDQIITQVYTSHGPTVVMPTWFCSSDWFQKVGPFNEGGKGVPEDLLFFYESLRRGGGVVRVDECLLVYRYHEHAATHSVLEETIWSLRVDFLQERVLSQWESFTIWNAGKQGRKLYRSLTPANQKKVKALCDVDENKIQKGFYTYEESQERPKPKIPVLHFTTASPPFIVCVKLDMTDGVMEENLRSLQLTEGKHYYHFN